One Anthonomus grandis grandis chromosome 14, icAntGran1.3, whole genome shotgun sequence DNA window includes the following coding sequences:
- the LOC126744507 gene encoding trypsin-1-like — translation MIKNYKFVKLKVCIIFLLIVVHFLGVESSCTNGLGYMYRIIGGDSSKIDAYPYQLSVRYKDWHICGGVLIGQNYALSAAHCFDEQGDYSVRAGSSFKDSGGIINHVTTVFVHPKRGEARFSYDIAILKLRNSFTYSSTICPIKLPEPNTEALKIGITGTISGFGDTRENSQLGSTVLRATTIQIIDFNKCSNNYRRYNMILDSHVFCGESLGKDSCQGDSGGPFVVDGVLYGLVSFGLGCGNSVFPGVYINVAYFRDFIKLNSKI, via the exons atgataaaaaattacaagtttgTTAAACTAAAAGTGTGCATTATATTTCTTTTGATAGTTGTACACTTTCTAGGAGTAG agtcTTCTTGCACAAATGGTTTGGGCTATATGTATCGGATCATAGGAGGAGATTCCTCTAAAATTGATGCATATCCATATCAGCTCAGTGTAAG GTACAAGGACTGGCATATCTGTGGAGGAGTACTAATCGGACAAAATTACGCTTTATCTGCTGCTCATTGTTTTGATGAGCAAGGCGACTATAGCGTACGGGCTGGAAGCTCTTTTAAAGATTCTGGTGGAATCATTAATCACGTAACGACAGTTTTTGTTCATCCCAAAAGAGGAGAAGCCCGGTTCTCTTACGatattgcaattttaaaattacgtaACTCTTTTAc gtatAGTTCGACAATATGTCCCATTAAGCTACCCGAGCCCAATACAGAGGCCTTAAAAATAGGAATTACCGGAACAATATCAGGCTTTGGTGATACCCGAGAAAATTCACAATTAGGATCAACAGTTCTTAGAGCAACAACAATtcaaattatagattttaacaaATGCAGTAATAACTATAGAAGATATAACATGATATTAGATTCCCACGTGTTTTGTGGGGAATCGCTCGGAAAGGACTCTTGTCAA GGTGACTCAGGTGGTCCATTTGTCGTGGATGGTGTGCTGTACGGCCTAGTATCCTTCGGGTTGGGTTGCGGAAACTCGGTCTTTCCCGGGGTTTATATAAATGTAGCTTATTTTAGAGACTTTATTAAACTAAATTCcaaaatataa